One window of Sinorhizobium fredii NGR234 genomic DNA carries:
- a CDS encoding VCBS domain-containing protein yields MATQSSGGSATSFTNTPQAQDDTYLWSEDQILNLQNYNPVSNTIILDVMANDLGGKAKSLFALEDGDGNPITADYELLAKDVGSTGASAWETTLLGNWVRINNGKIEYRLSDGSGIPGAGVDVNSLSAGETIKDSFVYAIRLGNGTLSEANVSLTLTGANDAAAIGIDTSATGNLAVVEAGAGGVGDPDASGKLSISDADAGEAAFQTPASLDGAYGTFTFDPATGCWTYTLDNSRIATQALKQGQPVSEMLTVTSLDGTASHAIVVNITGSNDAAAIVVDATVADDRVVSEAGAAGSGDPHASGTLSVADVDAGEAAFQTPASLDGVYGSFSFDPTTGVWSYSLDNDRATTQALKEGQPVSDMLNVTSVDGTASHAIVVSITGSNDAAAIVVDATVADDRSVSEAGMADSGDPDASGKLSVADVDAGEAVFQAPGSLDGVYGSFSFDPTTGAWSYTLDNGRATTQALTAGQPVSDTLTVSSLDGTASHAIVVNITGANDAAAIVVDATVADDRAAAEAGATGSGDPDAAGKLSVSDVDSGEAVFAAPASLEGTYGTFSFDPATGAWTYTLDNDRATTQALKAGQPVSDTLTVTSLDGTASHAIVVDITGRNDAAAIVVDVADDRAAAEAGATGSGDPDAAGKLSVSDVDSGEAVFAAPASLEGTYGTFSFDPATGVWSYSLDNNRATTQALKAGQPVSDTLTVTSLDGTASHAIVVDITGSNDAAAIVVDVADDRAAAEAGAAGSGDPDASGKLSVSDADSGEAVFAAPASLEGTYGTFSFDPATGVWSYSLDNNRATTQALKAGQPVSDTLTVTSLDGTASHAIVVDITGSNDAAAIVVDATVADDRSVNEAGTAGSGDPHASGKLSVSDVDAGEAAFQAPASLAGIYGSFSFDAATGEWNYILDNERAATQALSAGQAVSDTLTVTSLDGTVSHAIVVDITGADDAPPRQAPTDIKLTPVVPTDAPNINNFEFIGSLSAADPDAGAFVFSIASQSHAGLFSISGDTLRSDDLAPNGTFTVTVKAIQTGDPAGAAYEKTETFTIVTGSNGNTADNPSGGSGDDVLYGGSGSDMVFGLGGDDTLFGQGGNDTLNGGAGNNVLNGDGGNDTFIFQKLSGTSNHVTDFSAGTNSTSVDKLQFDVGSGTFEFAVGNNNTGVDGFKSGNDGTINALGTEVAVKTDADVSNATVQSTIDGYGNITTGALFVFYNTDLGHAAVYYDANASAAGGAVLVAELDSIATRTALLNFNSGDFLFV; encoded by the coding sequence ATGGCTACGCAGAGCAGCGGCGGCAGTGCGACTTCATTTACCAATACTCCACAGGCACAAGACGATACCTACCTCTGGTCAGAAGACCAGATCCTCAATCTGCAGAACTACAATCCTGTCAGCAACACCATCATTCTCGACGTGATGGCGAATGATCTTGGCGGAAAGGCCAAGTCGCTTTTCGCGCTAGAGGACGGCGACGGCAATCCGATCACCGCGGATTATGAGCTTCTCGCGAAAGACGTCGGATCGACCGGCGCGTCGGCCTGGGAAACGACGCTGCTCGGCAACTGGGTCAGGATCAACAACGGGAAGATCGAATATCGCCTTAGCGACGGAAGTGGAATTCCCGGGGCCGGCGTCGATGTCAATTCCCTATCGGCCGGTGAAACCATCAAGGACAGTTTTGTCTACGCCATAAGGCTTGGCAATGGTACGTTGAGCGAGGCGAATGTGTCGCTCACGCTGACTGGTGCCAACGATGCGGCGGCAATCGGAATCGATACGTCGGCGACCGGTAATCTGGCCGTGGTCGAAGCAGGGGCGGGCGGCGTTGGCGATCCGGATGCCTCCGGCAAGCTCAGCATTTCGGATGCCGATGCCGGCGAGGCGGCGTTCCAAACACCGGCCTCGCTCGACGGCGCCTACGGTACCTTCACGTTCGATCCGGCGACCGGCTGCTGGACTTACACGCTCGACAACAGCCGCATCGCGACGCAGGCCCTCAAGCAAGGTCAGCCGGTCAGCGAGATGCTGACGGTGACCTCGCTCGACGGTACGGCCAGCCATGCGATCGTCGTCAACATCACCGGCAGCAACGACGCGGCAGCGATCGTCGTCGATGCGACCGTAGCGGACGACCGAGTTGTGAGCGAAGCCGGGGCGGCCGGCAGTGGCGATCCGCATGCCTCCGGCACGCTCAGCGTCGCGGATGTCGATGCCGGCGAAGCAGCGTTCCAGACGCCGGCCTCGCTCGACGGCGTCTATGGCAGCTTCAGCTTCGACCCGACGACCGGCGTGTGGAGCTACAGTCTCGACAACGATCGTGCGACAACGCAGGCCCTCAAGGAGGGTCAGCCGGTCAGCGACATGCTGAATGTGACGTCGGTGGACGGGACCGCCAGCCATGCGATCGTCGTCAGCATCACCGGCAGCAACGACGCGGCGGCGATCGTCGTCGATGCGACTGTTGCCGACGACCGGTCGGTGAGCGAAGCCGGGATGGCCGACAGCGGCGACCCGGATGCCTCCGGTAAGCTCAGCGTCGCGGATGTCGATGCCGGCGAGGCAGTGTTCCAGGCACCTGGATCGCTCGACGGCGTCTATGGCAGTTTCAGCTTCGACCCAACGACCGGTGCCTGGAGCTACACGCTCGATAACGGACGGGCAACGACGCAAGCGCTGACTGCGGGCCAGCCGGTCAGCGACACGCTGACTGTGTCGTCGCTGGACGGCACCGCCAGCCATGCGATCGTCGTCAACATCACCGGCGCAAACGATGCCGCGGCGATCGTCGTCGATGCGACCGTTGCCGATGACCGGGCCGCCGCCGAAGCCGGGGCGACGGGCAGCGGTGATCCGGATGCCGCCGGCAAGCTCAGCGTTTCCGATGTCGACTCGGGCGAAGCAGTCTTTGCCGCGCCGGCCTCGCTCGAGGGCACCTACGGCACCTTCTCGTTCGATCCCGCGACCGGGGCGTGGACGTACACGCTCGACAATGATCGGGCGACGACGCAGGCCCTCAAGGCGGGCCAGCCGGTCAGTGACACGCTGACCGTGACGTCGCTCGACGGTACCGCCAGCCATGCGATCGTCGTCGACATCACCGGCCGCAACGATGCCGCGGCGATCGTCGTCGATGTTGCCGATGACCGGGCCGCCGCCGAAGCCGGGGCGACGGGCAGCGGTGATCCGGATGCCGCCGGCAAGCTCAGCGTTTCCGATGTCGACTCGGGCGAAGCAGTCTTTGCCGCGCCGGCCTCGCTCGAGGGCACCTACGGCACCTTCTCGTTCGATCCGGCGACCGGCGTGTGGAGCTACAGTCTCGACAACAATCGGGCGACGACGCAGGCCCTCAAGGCGGGCCAGCCGGTCAGTGACACGCTGACCGTGACGTCGCTCGACGGTACCGCCAGCCATGCGATCGTCGTCGACATCACCGGCAGCAACGATGCCGCGGCGATCGTCGTCGATGTTGCCGATGACCGGGCCGCCGCCGAAGCCGGGGCCGCCGGCAGCGGTGATCCGGATGCCTCCGGCAAACTCAGCGTTTCGGATGCCGACTCGGGCGAAGCAGTCTTTGCCGCGCCGGCCTCGCTCGAGGGCACCTACGGCACCTTCTCGTTCGATCCGGCGACCGGCGTGTGGAGCTACAGTCTCGACAACAATCGGGCGACGACGCAGGCCCTCAAGGCGGGCCAGCCGGTCAGTGACACGCTGACCGTGACGTCGCTCGACGGTACCGCCAGCCATGCGATCGTCGTCGACATCACCGGCAGCAACGATGCCGCGGCGATCGTCGTCGATGCGACCGTTGCCGATGACCGTTCGGTCAACGAGGCGGGGACCGCAGGTTCCGGCGATCCACATGCCTCCGGCAAGCTCAGCGTCTCGGATGTCGACGCCGGCGAAGCGGCGTTCCAAGCCCCGGCGTCGCTCGCGGGCATCTACGGTAGTTTCAGTTTCGATGCAGCGACGGGCGAGTGGAATTACATACTCGACAACGAGCGCGCAGCGACACAGGCGTTGAGCGCAGGTCAGGCCGTGAGCGACACGCTGACGGTCACGTCGCTCGATGGCACCGTCAGCCATGCGATTGTCGTCGACATCACCGGCGCTGATGATGCGCCGCCCAGACAGGCGCCGACGGACATCAAATTGACCCCCGTCGTCCCGACGGACGCCCCCAATATCAATAATTTCGAGTTCATCGGCTCTCTGAGCGCGGCTGATCCCGATGCAGGCGCATTCGTCTTCAGCATCGCTTCGCAGTCGCATGCCGGCTTGTTCTCGATCAGCGGCGACACGCTGCGTTCCGACGATCTGGCACCAAACGGCACATTTACGGTGACCGTGAAGGCAATACAGACCGGCGACCCGGCCGGGGCGGCATACGAAAAAACCGAGACTTTCACGATCGTCACGGGCAGCAACGGCAATACCGCGGACAACCCAAGCGGAGGATCGGGTGACGACGTGCTCTATGGCGGAAGCGGCAGCGACATGGTGTTCGGCCTTGGCGGAGACGACACCTTGTTCGGCCAGGGTGGAAACGACACGTTAAACGGAGGTGCTGGCAACAATGTGCTGAACGGGGATGGAGGGAACGATACTTTCATCTTCCAGAAGCTCTCCGGCACCAGCAACCATGTCACCGACTTCAGTGCCGGGACGAACAGCACGAGCGTCGACAAGCTCCAGTTCGACGTCGGCAGCGGGACCTTTGAATTCGCCGTCGGCAACAACAACACAGGAGTCGACGGTTTCAAATCGGGGAACGACGGGACGATCAATGCACTCGGCACGGAAGTCGCGGTGAAGACGGATGCGGACGTCTCCAATGCAACGGTCCAGAGTACGATCGACGGCTACGGCAATATCACGACCGGCGCATTGTTCGTGTTCTACAACACCGACCTCGGCCATGCAGCCGTCTACTATGATGCGAATGCAAGTGCGGCCGGCGGCGCGGTGCTCGTCGCGGAGCTGGACAGCATCGCGACGCGCACCGCTCTCCTAAATTTCAACTCCGGCGACTTCCTGTTTGTATAG
- a CDS encoding NADPH-dependent FMN reductase: MTKLLGISGSLRRASFNTGLLTAAKAVAPGGVEFDTATLHGIPLYDGDVEAESGVPAPVEALKQQIIAADGVVLFTPEYNNSVPGVFKNAIDWLSRPPADIRKVFGGRPFALAGASPGNFGTILSQNAWLSVMRTLGAELWSGKRLMVLRAAPLFDGQGQLTDEETRERLRAFVQAFADYVAAVKAH; encoded by the coding sequence CGGGGAGCCTGCGCAGGGCTTCCTTCAACACCGGCCTGCTCACCGCGGCGAAAGCGGTCGCGCCCGGGGGGGTCGAGTTCGACACCGCGACCCTGCACGGCATCCCGCTCTATGACGGGGATGTGGAGGCCGAAAGCGGCGTGCCGGCTCCGGTAGAGGCACTGAAGCAGCAGATCATCGCGGCGGATGGCGTCGTTCTCTTCACCCCGGAATACAACAATTCCGTGCCCGGCGTTTTCAAGAATGCCATCGACTGGCTGAGCCGCCCGCCTGCCGATATCCGCAAGGTGTTCGGCGGTCGGCCATTCGCGCTCGCCGGAGCCTCGCCGGGCAATTTCGGCACCATTCTCAGCCAGAACGCCTGGCTTTCCGTGATGCGAACGCTCGGCGCCGAGCTTTGGTCGGGCAAGCGGCTGATGGTGCTGAGGGCCGCGCCGCTCTTCGACGGCCAGGGACAACTGACTGACGAAGAGACCCGGGAGCGATTGCGAGCCTTCGTCCAGGCCTTTGCGGATTATGTTGCAGCCGTGAAAGCGCATTAG